In Pseudomonas sp. MM213, a genomic segment contains:
- the fabA gene encoding 3-hydroxyacyl-[acyl-carrier-protein] dehydratase FabA, whose translation MTKQNAFTREDLLRCSRGELFGPGNAQLPAPNMLMVDRITLISEEGGKYGKGELVAELDITPDLWFFACHFEGDPVMPGCLGLDAMWQLVGFFLGWQGLPGRGRALGSGEVKFFGQVLPTAKKVTYNIHIKRVLKGKLNLAIADGSVTVDGREIYTAEGLRVGVFTSTDNF comes from the coding sequence ATGACCAAACAAAACGCCTTTACTCGGGAAGACCTGCTGCGCTGCAGTCGCGGTGAGCTGTTCGGCCCAGGTAACGCGCAACTGCCCGCCCCGAACATGCTGATGGTGGATCGCATCACCCTGATCAGCGAAGAAGGCGGCAAGTACGGCAAAGGTGAATTGGTCGCCGAGCTGGATATCACTCCGGATCTGTGGTTTTTCGCCTGTCACTTCGAAGGTGACCCGGTGATGCCAGGCTGCCTGGGCCTCGACGCCATGTGGCAACTGGTCGGTTTCTTCCTCGGCTGGCAAGGCCTGCCGGGCCGTGGCCGCGCCCTGGGTTCGGGCGAAGTGAAGTTCTTTGGTCAGGTTCTGCCGACCGCGAAGAAAGTGACCTATAACATTCATATCAAGCGCGTCCTCAAAGGCAAGCTGAACCTGGCCATCGCCGATGGTTCGGTGACTGTCGACGGTCGCGAGATCTACACCGCCGAAGGCCTCCGGGTCGGCGTTTTCACCTCCACTGACAACTTCTAA
- the fabB gene encoding beta-ketoacyl-ACP synthase I, which translates to MRRVVITGLGIVSCLGNDKETVSANLRASRPGIRFNPEYAEMGLRSQVSGSIDLPLEELIDRKIYRFVGHAAAYAYLAMKDAIADSGLTDEQVSNPRTGLIAGSGGASTLNQMEALDILREKGVKRVGPYRVTRTMGSTVSACLATPFQIKGVNYSISSACATSAHCIGTAVEQIQLGKQDIVFAGGGEEEHWSQSFLFDAMGALSTQYNETPEKASRAYDAKRDGFVIAGGGGMVVVEELEHALARGAKIYAEIVGYGATSDGYDMVAPSGEGAIRCMQMAMSTVDAPIDYLNTHGTSTPVGDTKEMEGVRAVFGDKAPAISSTKSLSGHSLGAAGVHEAIYCLLMMEGNFMAGSANIDELDPAVADMPILTKTREDVAFNTVMSNSFGFGGTNATLVLKRWQGK; encoded by the coding sequence ATGCGCCGCGTCGTTATCACTGGTCTGGGCATCGTTTCGTGCCTGGGCAATGACAAAGAGACCGTCTCCGCTAACCTGCGTGCAAGCCGCCCTGGCATCCGGTTCAACCCGGAATATGCCGAAATGGGTCTGCGTAGCCAGGTTTCCGGCTCCATCGACCTTCCCCTCGAAGAACTGATCGATCGCAAGATCTATCGCTTCGTCGGCCACGCGGCGGCTTACGCCTATCTGGCCATGAAAGACGCCATCGCCGACTCCGGTCTGACCGATGAGCAAGTCTCCAACCCGCGTACCGGCCTGATCGCCGGTTCCGGTGGCGCCTCCACGCTGAACCAGATGGAAGCGCTGGACATCCTGCGCGAGAAAGGCGTGAAGCGCGTTGGTCCATACCGCGTGACGCGGACCATGGGCAGCACCGTTTCCGCCTGCCTGGCCACGCCGTTCCAGATCAAGGGCGTGAACTACTCGATCTCCTCCGCCTGCGCCACCAGTGCTCACTGCATTGGTACTGCGGTCGAGCAGATCCAGTTGGGCAAGCAGGACATCGTATTTGCCGGCGGCGGTGAAGAAGAACATTGGAGCCAGTCGTTCCTGTTCGACGCCATGGGCGCCCTGTCCACCCAGTACAACGAAACCCCGGAGAAGGCCTCCCGCGCCTACGACGCCAAGCGTGACGGTTTCGTCATCGCCGGCGGTGGCGGCATGGTGGTGGTCGAGGAGCTGGAACACGCTCTGGCTCGCGGCGCGAAAATCTACGCGGAAATCGTTGGCTACGGCGCGACCTCCGACGGCTACGACATGGTTGCCCCAAGCGGTGAAGGCGCCATCCGTTGCATGCAGATGGCCATGTCCACCGTTGACGCACCTATCGACTACCTCAACACCCACGGGACCTCGACTCCGGTCGGCGACACCAAGGAAATGGAAGGCGTGCGTGCGGTATTCGGCGACAAGGCTCCGGCCATCAGCTCTACCAAGAGCCTGTCCGGTCACTCCCTGGGCGCCGCTGGCGTTCACGAAGCGATCTACTGCCTGCTGATGATGGAAGGCAACTTCATGGCGGGTTCCGCCAACATCGACGAGCTGGACCCAGCAGTGGCAGACATGCCGATCCTGACCAAGACTCGCGAAGACGTCGCCTTCAACACCGTGATGAGCAACAGCTTCGGCTTCGGTGGTACCAACGCTACTTTGGTACTGAAGCGCTGGCAGGGTAAGTAA
- a CDS encoding DUF2058 domain-containing protein — translation MSISLRDQLLKAGLVNQKQAKQVGKEKQKQQRLVHKGQIEQDDTQQRLAQEALAEKVKRDQELNRQQQEKAEAKARAAQVKQLIEVSRLPKLTTEDYYNFVDDKKVKRLSVNALMRNKLSNGSLAIVHHAGGYEVIPREAALKIQERDPQRIVQLNVQTEEAAAEDDPYAAYQIPDDLMW, via the coding sequence ATGAGCATTTCCCTTCGCGACCAGTTGCTAAAGGCAGGGCTGGTCAACCAAAAGCAGGCCAAACAGGTCGGCAAAGAGAAGCAGAAGCAGCAGCGTCTGGTCCATAAAGGTCAGATTGAACAGGACGACACCCAGCAGCGTCTGGCGCAGGAAGCACTGGCCGAGAAGGTCAAGCGTGACCAGGAGCTGAACCGTCAGCAGCAGGAGAAAGCCGAGGCCAAGGCCCGTGCCGCGCAGGTCAAGCAATTGATCGAAGTCTCGCGCCTGCCGAAGCTGACCACCGAGGACTACTACAACTTCGTTGACGACAAGAAGGTCAAGCGCCTGTCGGTCAACGCGCTGATGCGCAACAAGCTCAGCAACGGCTCGCTGGCGATCGTGCACCATGCCGGCGGCTACGAAGTGATCCCGCGTGAGGCGGCCCTGAAGATCCAGGAACGCGATCCGCAGCGCATCGTGCAGCTGAATGTGCAGACCGAAGAAGCGGCGGCTGAAGACGATCCGTACGCGGCCTATCAGATTCCTGATGATCTGATGTGGTAA
- the mazG gene encoding nucleoside triphosphate pyrophosphohydrolase yields MYSLEDLLHLMSRLRDPQFGCPWDIKQTYATIVPHTLEEAYEVADAIERGDFDHLQGELGDLLFQVVYYSQLAREEGRFEFAGVIDSITRKLIRRHPHVFPTGDLYAPLDVPRLSEEQVKQRWEEIKAEERAEKSATPQQLSLLDDVPATLPALSRSAKLQKRAGQVGFDWPDALPVLDKVREELDEVLEAMADNDSAAIADEVGDLLFSVVNLARHLKVDPETALRGANSKFERRFRFIEQALRDTHRPIEDCTLEELDALWGEAKRQEKNLPSCG; encoded by the coding sequence ATGTATTCACTTGAAGATTTGTTGCACCTGATGAGCCGTCTGCGCGATCCGCAGTTCGGCTGCCCGTGGGACATCAAGCAAACCTACGCGACCATTGTCCCGCACACCCTTGAGGAAGCCTACGAAGTCGCCGATGCCATCGAGCGCGGTGACTTCGATCACTTGCAAGGCGAGCTGGGCGATTTGCTGTTCCAGGTGGTTTATTACAGCCAACTGGCCCGGGAAGAAGGGCGCTTCGAATTTGCCGGCGTCATCGACAGCATCACCCGCAAGTTGATCCGTCGTCATCCCCACGTGTTCCCCACCGGCGATCTGTACGCGCCGCTGGATGTTCCGCGTCTGAGTGAAGAGCAGGTCAAGCAGCGCTGGGAAGAAATCAAGGCTGAAGAGCGCGCCGAGAAATCTGCGACGCCGCAACAACTGTCCTTGCTCGACGACGTGCCCGCCACGTTGCCGGCGTTATCCCGTTCGGCCAAGTTGCAAAAGCGCGCAGGGCAGGTCGGTTTCGACTGGCCGGATGCGTTGCCGGTGCTGGACAAGGTCCGCGAAGAGCTCGATGAAGTGCTCGAAGCCATGGCCGACAACGACTCGGCAGCGATTGCCGATGAAGTCGGTGACCTGCTGTTTTCCGTGGTCAATCTGGCGCGTCATTTAAAGGTCGATCCGGAAACCGCCTTGCGCGGTGCCAACAGCAAATTCGAAAGACGCTTCCGTTTTATCGAACAGGCATTGCGCGACACCCACCGTCCCATAGAAGATTGCACCCTCGAAGAGTTGGACGCCTTGTGGGGCGAAGCCAAACGTCAGGAAAAGAATTTGCCCAGCTGCGGTTGA
- the relA gene encoding GTP diphosphokinase, which translates to MVQVRAHQPINTDGSINLEAWLDHAVSVDLALDREALKEACEYAREAEQQANAAKNLWSEGNSSFRTGLEIAEILADLKLDQDSLVAAVLYRGVREGQIQLPAVSQRFGPVVAKLIDGVQRMAAISDSLSPRKSMVMGTQGQVENLRKMLVAMVDDVRVALIKLAERTCAIRAVKTADDEKRNRVAREVFDIYAPLAHRLGIGHIKWELEDLSFRYLEPDQYKQIAKLLHERRLDRERFIADVMNQLKVELQATGVDADISGRAKHIYSIWRKMQRKGLEFSQIYDVRAVRVLVPEMRDCYTALGIVHTLWRHIPKEFDDYIANPKENGYRSLHTAVIGPEGKVLEVQIRTHSMHEEAELGVCAHWRYKGTDVKSGSNHYEEKISWLRQVLEWHEELGDIGGLAEQLRVDIEPDRVYIFTPDGHAIDLPKGATPLDFAYRVHTEIGHNCRGAKINGRIVPLNYSLQTGEQVEIITSKHGTPSRDWLNPNLGYITTSRARAKIVHWFKLQARDQNVAAGKTLLERELSRLGLPAVDFDKLADKANMKTAEDMFAALGAGDLRLAQLVNLAQQLVEPERGNEQLELIPRKATGYKPGKRGDIQIQGVGNLMTQMAGCCQPLPGDAIVGYITQGRGVSIHRQDCASVLQLAGREPERIIQVSWGPVPVLTYPVDIIIRAYDRSGLLRDVSQVLLNERINVLAVNTRSNKEDNTALMSLTIEIPGLDALGRLLGRISQLPNIIETRRNRTP; encoded by the coding sequence ATGGTACAGGTGAGAGCACACCAGCCGATCAACACCGACGGCAGTATCAATCTCGAGGCTTGGCTCGATCATGCGGTCAGTGTCGATCTGGCACTGGATCGCGAAGCCTTGAAAGAAGCCTGCGAGTACGCTCGCGAGGCAGAACAACAAGCCAATGCGGCGAAGAATTTGTGGTCAGAGGGAAACTCCAGTTTCCGCACCGGCCTTGAAATTGCCGAGATCCTCGCCGACCTCAAGCTCGATCAGGATTCGCTGGTCGCCGCGGTCCTGTACCGAGGCGTGCGCGAAGGTCAGATCCAGTTGCCGGCGGTCAGCCAGCGCTTTGGTCCCGTGGTGGCCAAACTCATCGACGGCGTGCAACGCATGGCGGCGATCAGCGACAGCCTGAGCCCGCGTAAATCCATGGTGATGGGCACTCAGGGCCAGGTGGAAAACCTGCGCAAGATGCTCGTGGCCATGGTCGACGACGTGCGTGTCGCGCTGATCAAACTGGCCGAACGCACCTGCGCGATCCGTGCGGTGAAAACCGCCGACGACGAGAAGCGCAACCGCGTCGCCCGGGAAGTCTTCGACATCTACGCGCCGCTCGCCCACCGTCTCGGCATCGGTCACATCAAGTGGGAACTGGAGGACTTGTCCTTCCGCTACCTCGAGCCCGATCAGTACAAGCAGATCGCCAAGTTGCTGCACGAGCGGCGCCTGGATCGCGAGCGTTTCATCGCCGATGTGATGAACCAGCTGAAAGTCGAATTGCAGGCCACCGGCGTCGATGCCGACATCAGCGGCCGGGCCAAACACATCTATTCGATCTGGCGCAAAATGCAACGCAAGGGTCTGGAGTTCAGCCAGATCTACGACGTTCGCGCCGTTCGCGTGCTGGTGCCGGAAATGCGCGATTGCTACACCGCGCTCGGCATCGTCCACACCTTGTGGCGGCACATCCCGAAAGAGTTCGACGACTACATCGCCAACCCGAAAGAGAACGGCTACCGCTCGTTGCACACGGCGGTGATCGGGCCTGAGGGCAAGGTGCTGGAAGTGCAGATCCGCACCCATTCCATGCACGAAGAGGCCGAGTTGGGCGTTTGCGCGCACTGGCGCTACAAGGGCACCGACGTCAAGTCCGGCTCCAACCACTACGAAGAGAAAATCTCCTGGCTGCGTCAGGTGCTCGAGTGGCACGAAGAGTTGGGCGACATCGGCGGCCTGGCGGAACAGCTGCGGGTCGATATCGAGCCGGATCGGGTGTACATCTTCACCCCCGACGGTCACGCCATCGACTTGCCGAAAGGCGCGACGCCGCTGGACTTCGCCTACCGCGTGCACACCGAGATCGGTCACAACTGCCGTGGCGCGAAGATCAACGGGCGCATCGTACCGCTCAACTACAGCCTGCAAACCGGTGAGCAAGTCGAGATCATCACCAGCAAGCACGGCACCCCGAGCCGCGACTGGCTGAACCCGAACCTGGGTTACATCACCACCTCGCGGGCGCGGGCGAAGATCGTTCACTGGTTCAAATTGCAGGCGCGCGATCAGAACGTCGCGGCCGGTAAAACCCTGCTCGAACGCGAACTCAGTCGCCTTGGCTTGCCAGCGGTGGATTTCGACAAGCTGGCCGACAAGGCCAACATGAAGACTGCCGAGGACATGTTCGCCGCGTTGGGCGCAGGCGATTTGCGCCTGGCGCAACTGGTGAACCTGGCACAGCAACTGGTCGAGCCGGAACGCGGCAACGAGCAGCTGGAACTGATTCCGCGCAAGGCCACCGGCTACAAACCGGGCAAGCGCGGCGACATTCAGATCCAGGGCGTCGGCAACCTGATGACGCAAATGGCGGGCTGCTGCCAGCCGTTGCCGGGCGATGCCATCGTCGGTTACATCACCCAGGGCCGTGGCGTGAGCATTCACCGTCAGGACTGCGCCTCGGTGCTGCAACTGGCCGGGCGCGAGCCTGAGCGGATCATCCAGGTCAGCTGGGGCCCGGTGCCGGTGCTCACCTATCCGGTGGACATCATCATCCGTGCCTACGACCGTTCCGGTTTGCTGCGTGACGTCTCGCAAGTGTTGCTCAACGAGCGGATCAACGTGCTGGCGGTCAACACCCGCTCGAACAAAGAGGACAACACCGCGTTGATGTCCCTGACCATCGAGATTCCGGGGCTGGATGCGCTTGGGCGGTTGCTGGGGCGGATATCCCAGTTGCCGAACATCATCGAAACCCGGCGTAACCGCACGCCGTGA
- the rlmD gene encoding 23S rRNA (uracil(1939)-C(5))-methyltransferase RlmD yields MAKHERGLRFQPTGGSKAPQIPTGKKQRLTIERLANDGRGIAFFEGRTWFVIGALAGEEVEARVLGAHGKVVEARTERVFQASELRRPAPCPHAGRCGGCSVQHLPHTEQLALKQRMLAEQLSKVAGVEPEEWAAPLSGPEFAYRRRARVAVRWDMKAKKLEVGFRAAGSQDIVAINECTVLVQPLQPIMTRLPEMLRRLSKPQALGHVELFSGSSLAVLLRHMAPLSESDLTILKDFCSFHEAQLWLHGEGEPQPVQADQSLGYRLEQWDLNLAYRPGDFIQVNAAVNEAMVAQALDWLKPTADERVLDLFCGLGNFALPLAKAVREVVAVEGVQAMVERAAANAASNNLHNAKFFQADLSQPLTDAEWAREGFCAVLLDPPRDGAFEVVRKLKSMGAERLVYVSCNPATLARDTVELIKQGYRLKRAGILDMFPQTAHVEAMALFEAS; encoded by the coding sequence ATGGCCAAGCACGAGAGAGGCCTGCGCTTCCAGCCCACCGGCGGCAGCAAGGCCCCGCAAATTCCGACCGGCAAAAAGCAGCGCCTGACTATAGAGCGCCTGGCGAATGACGGTCGCGGTATCGCGTTTTTCGAAGGTCGCACCTGGTTCGTCATCGGCGCATTGGCCGGTGAAGAGGTCGAGGCGCGCGTGTTGGGCGCCCACGGCAAAGTAGTCGAGGCGCGCACCGAGCGTGTGTTCCAGGCCAGCGAACTGCGTCGCCCGGCACCGTGTCCGCATGCCGGTCGCTGTGGCGGTTGCAGCGTGCAACATCTGCCGCACACCGAACAACTTGCCCTGAAACAGCGCATGCTCGCCGAGCAATTGTCGAAGGTCGCCGGTGTCGAGCCCGAAGAATGGGCCGCGCCGTTAAGCGGTCCGGAATTCGCTTACCGCCGTCGCGCCCGTGTAGCGGTGCGCTGGGACATGAAAGCGAAGAAGCTCGAAGTCGGTTTCCGCGCCGCTGGCAGTCAGGACATCGTTGCGATCAACGAATGCACGGTGCTGGTACAGCCCTTGCAACCGATCATGACCCGCTTGCCGGAAATGCTCCGCCGCTTGAGCAAGCCTCAGGCGTTGGGGCATGTGGAATTGTTCAGTGGTTCGTCGTTGGCGGTTTTGCTGCGGCACATGGCGCCGTTGTCCGAATCCGATCTGACGATCCTCAAGGATTTCTGCTCGTTTCATGAAGCTCAATTGTGGCTGCATGGAGAGGGCGAGCCACAACCGGTTCAAGCCGATCAGTCTTTGGGCTATCGCCTTGAACAGTGGGATTTGAACCTGGCGTACCGGCCGGGAGACTTCATTCAGGTCAACGCGGCGGTCAACGAAGCGATGGTTGCCCAGGCGCTGGACTGGTTGAAGCCGACAGCGGATGAGCGCGTTCTCGATCTATTCTGTGGGTTGGGTAACTTTGCCTTGCCGCTGGCCAAGGCGGTTCGCGAAGTGGTGGCAGTCGAAGGTGTGCAGGCGATGGTTGAGCGCGCAGCCGCGAACGCCGCTAGCAACAATCTTCATAATGCGAAGTTTTTTCAGGCCGATTTATCCCAGCCTTTGACCGATGCCGAATGGGCGCGCGAAGGCTTTTGTGCGGTACTCTTGGACCCACCCCGTGACGGTGCTTTCGAGGTGGTGCGCAAGCTCAAGTCGATGGGTGCCGAGCGGTTGGTGTATGTGTCATGCAATCCGGCAACGCTGGCGCGCGACACAGTGGAATTGATCAAGCAGGGCTACCGGTTAAAACGTGCCGGGATTCTCGATATGTTTCCTCAGACGGCGCATGTCGAAGCCATGGCGTTATTTGAAGCGAGTTAG
- the cysM gene encoding cysteine synthase CysM, translated as MTLQYPTIADCVGNTPLVRLQRLPGATSNTLLLKLEGNNPAGSVKDRPALSMITRAELRGQIHVGDTLIEATSGNTGIALAMAAAIKGYKMILIMPDNSSAERKAAMTAYGAELILVTQEEGMEGARDLAQRMEAEGRGKVLDQFANGDNPQAHYTTTGPEIWRQTEGTITHFVSSMGTTGTIMGVSRYLKEQNDNVQIIGLQPMEGSAIPGIRRWPQEYLPKIYQADRVDRIVDMAQSEAEDVTRRLAREEGIFCGVSSGGAVAAMLRLSKEVENAVIVAIICDRGDRYLSTGIFDAPN; from the coding sequence ATGACCTTGCAGTACCCAACCATCGCCGATTGCGTCGGCAACACTCCGCTGGTTCGTTTGCAGCGCCTGCCCGGCGCCACCAGCAATACCCTTTTGCTCAAGCTCGAAGGGAACAACCCGGCGGGTTCGGTCAAGGACCGGCCGGCGCTGTCGATGATTACCCGCGCCGAGTTGCGCGGGCAGATCCACGTCGGCGATACGCTGATCGAAGCGACCTCGGGCAACACCGGGATCGCCCTGGCCATGGCCGCCGCGATCAAGGGTTACAAGATGATCCTGATCATGCCGGACAACTCCAGCGCCGAGCGCAAGGCCGCGATGACGGCGTATGGCGCCGAGCTGATCCTGGTGACCCAGGAAGAAGGCATGGAAGGCGCACGCGACCTCGCTCAGCGAATGGAAGCCGAAGGCCGTGGCAAGGTGCTGGACCAGTTCGCCAACGGTGATAACCCGCAAGCGCACTACACCACCACCGGCCCGGAAATCTGGCGTCAGACCGAGGGCACCATCACTCATTTCGTCAGTTCGATGGGCACCACGGGCACCATCATGGGCGTGTCGCGCTACTTGAAAGAGCAGAACGACAACGTGCAGATCATCGGCCTGCAACCGATGGAAGGCTCGGCGATCCCGGGCATCCGTCGCTGGCCGCAGGAATACCTGCCGAAGATCTACCAGGCCGATCGTGTGGACCGCATCGTCGACATGGCGCAAAGCGAAGCCGAGGACGTGACCCGTCGTCTGGCTCGCGAAGAAGGCATCTTCTGCGGCGTGTCCTCGGGCGGTGCCGTGGCAGCGATGCTGCGCCTGTCCAAAGAAGTTGAAAACGCGGTGATCGTCGCGATCATCTGCGACCGTGGCGACCGTTACTTGTCGACCGGCATTTTCGACGCGCCCAACTGA
- a CDS encoding sensor histidine kinase: MKWSDLPGRHSLFWKLACLLVAFCLLMIWLSWSWGRYMEQRNQFLSDEARGTLTRYAAEAEQAWEQGQSAGVDAWLQDMRQREKGWVGVIGGDLQSLSSQSLTDQEIQRLTFLRGLDWPIHKKRLPWLRVPFPGDSSVGSVVIELPQRFKPGRYRVFWRVITNGVIPGLFTLLLCVGLYRLLVVPLNQLREQANAWRADQLGVRLSSRTTNRCDELGELGRAFDHMSERLQSTVALQQQLLRDLSHELRTPLSRLRVASEGEQSLVQLRERIGREVDGMQRLVEDTLQLAWLDTERTPLPDEAIQIQALWEMLTDNACYESCCPTEQLQCAVDSSCWVRGNLNTLAQALENILRNAIRHSPKGGIVRLDGRREGGYWHLWLEDEGGGVAEEDLERIFSPFTRLDGSRPGNGGFGLGLSIARNAVQRQGGRLWAENTGAGLRLNMRLVADDAIASRLAPTVDVCRPQMV; the protein is encoded by the coding sequence ATGAAGTGGTCTGACCTGCCGGGCAGGCATTCGCTATTCTGGAAACTCGCCTGTCTGCTGGTGGCGTTCTGTCTGCTGATGATCTGGCTGAGCTGGTCCTGGGGCCGCTACATGGAACAGCGCAACCAGTTTCTCTCTGACGAAGCCCGAGGCACTCTGACGCGCTATGCCGCCGAAGCCGAACAGGCATGGGAGCAGGGGCAGAGCGCAGGTGTCGATGCCTGGCTGCAGGATATGCGACAGCGTGAAAAGGGCTGGGTGGGTGTGATTGGCGGCGATTTGCAGTCGTTGAGCAGCCAATCGCTGACGGACCAGGAAATCCAGCGCCTGACTTTTCTGCGTGGCCTGGACTGGCCCATTCACAAAAAACGCCTGCCGTGGCTGCGTGTACCGTTTCCCGGCGACTCATCCGTTGGCAGCGTGGTGATCGAACTGCCCCAGCGGTTCAAGCCGGGGCGCTACCGGGTGTTCTGGCGCGTCATCACCAATGGTGTGATTCCCGGACTGTTCACCTTGCTGTTGTGCGTCGGGCTGTATCGATTGCTGGTCGTGCCCCTCAATCAACTGCGCGAGCAGGCCAATGCGTGGCGCGCCGACCAGTTGGGTGTGCGCCTGTCGAGCCGCACGACCAATCGCTGCGATGAACTGGGTGAGCTTGGCCGCGCGTTCGATCACATGTCCGAGCGCCTGCAAAGCACGGTGGCCCTGCAACAACAGCTGCTGCGCGACCTGTCCCACGAATTGCGCACCCCCTTGAGCCGTTTGCGCGTGGCGAGCGAGGGTGAGCAAAGTCTGGTGCAACTGCGCGAACGCATTGGTCGCGAAGTCGATGGCATGCAACGGTTGGTCGAAGACACGCTGCAACTGGCCTGGCTCGACACCGAGCGTACGCCCTTGCCCGACGAGGCGATCCAGATTCAGGCACTGTGGGAAATGCTCACGGACAACGCCTGCTATGAAAGTTGCTGCCCCACCGAGCAATTGCAGTGCGCGGTGGATTCATCCTGCTGGGTGCGCGGCAATCTCAACACCTTGGCCCAGGCGCTGGAAAACATCCTGCGCAATGCCATTCGCCATTCACCGAAGGGTGGCATCGTGCGTCTGGATGGACGACGTGAAGGCGGTTACTGGCATCTGTGGCTGGAGGATGAAGGGGGCGGAGTGGCTGAAGAGGATCTTGAGCGGATCTTCTCGCCGTTCACTCGACTCGATGGTTCGCGGCCGGGGAATGGCGGGTTCGGGTTGGGGCTGAGCATTGCAAGGAATGCGGTGCAGCGCCAGGGCGGACGGCTTTGGGCTGAGAACACTGGGGCAGGGTTGCGGCTGAACATGCGGTTGGTGGCTGATGACGCCATCGCGAGCAGGCTCGCTCCCACAGTGGATGTGTGCCGACCGCAAATGGTGTGA
- a CDS encoding response regulator transcription factor: MTPISVGHPRILSIEDDLVLGAYVHEQLGRNGFQVTWCQNGQEGLAIAREQAFDVVLMDILLPGMNGLNVLTQLRQSHSTPVVLMSALGAEADRISGFRLGADDYLPKPFSMAELRVRIEAILRRVALDRRPAVAPVALVADSLRFDDECFEVFYGEHAAGLTRSEYRLLDTLHRNGDEVLSKAFLYQHVLQRGYAAHDRSLDMHISQIRRKLKAIGYTEREVRTVWGKGYVLSADHEVV, translated from the coding sequence ATGACTCCCATCTCTGTTGGCCATCCCCGAATCCTCTCCATCGAAGACGACCTGGTGCTCGGTGCTTATGTGCATGAGCAACTGGGCCGAAACGGTTTCCAGGTGACCTGGTGCCAAAATGGCCAGGAAGGCCTGGCGATTGCCCGTGAGCAAGCCTTCGATGTGGTGTTGATGGACATTCTGCTGCCGGGCATGAACGGACTGAACGTGCTGACCCAATTGCGCCAGAGCCATTCCACCCCGGTGGTGCTGATGTCGGCACTGGGCGCCGAAGCCGATCGCATCAGCGGTTTCCGCCTCGGCGCCGATGATTATTTGCCCAAGCCCTTCAGCATGGCCGAGTTGCGCGTGCGCATCGAAGCGATCCTGCGGCGCGTCGCACTGGATCGTCGCCCGGCCGTGGCGCCGGTTGCCTTGGTGGCGGACAGTCTGCGTTTCGACGATGAATGCTTCGAGGTGTTCTATGGCGAACACGCCGCCGGCCTGACCCGCAGCGAGTACCGGTTGCTGGACACTCTCCACCGCAACGGCGATGAGGTGCTGAGCAAAGCCTTCCTTTATCAGCACGTGTTGCAACGGGGTTACGCGGCTCACGACCGCAGCCTCGACATGCACATCAGCCAGATCCGTCGCAAACTCAAGGCCATCGGCTACACCGAACGGGAAGTGCGCACGGTGTGGGGCAAGGGCTATGTCCTGAGTGCTGACCATGAAGTGGTCTGA